Proteins encoded together in one uncultured Sphaerochaeta sp. window:
- the hpt gene encoding hypoxanthine phosphoribosyltransferase, with the protein MKDSLAIPALTEDLARVLIDADTINRRVDELARQISSDYADTVDDLILVGVLKGSFIFIADLARKLNVRHVVDFIALSSYQGDHSGNVRLLMDTRENMEEKHVLIIEDILDSGNTLDYLIRNFKTRNPKSVKTAVLLDKPDRHILPVEIDYIGFTIPDVWVVGYGLDYNEKYRTLPYIAEMYPQA; encoded by the coding sequence ATGAAAGATTCCCTCGCTATCCCTGCTTTGACAGAGGATCTCGCTCGTGTTCTCATCGATGCCGACACCATCAATAGAAGGGTCGATGAATTGGCCCGCCAGATCAGCAGTGACTATGCCGATACTGTAGATGACCTGATCCTTGTAGGGGTTCTCAAGGGATCCTTCATTTTTATTGCAGATTTAGCAAGAAAACTGAATGTAAGGCATGTTGTGGACTTCATTGCCCTCTCGTCCTATCAGGGGGACCACAGCGGGAATGTCCGCCTCCTGATGGATACCAGAGAGAATATGGAAGAGAAGCATGTCCTGATCATCGAGGACATACTTGACAGTGGAAATACACTGGACTATCTCATTCGAAACTTCAAAACAAGAAATCCCAAGTCTGTGAAGACCGCAGTCCTTTTGGATAAACCTGACAGGCACATTCTGCCTGTTGAAATCGACTACATCGGTTTCACCATCCCCGATGTCTGGGTTGTTGGATACGGCCTGGATTACAATGAAAAATACCGGACCCTCCCCTACATCGCAGAGATGTACCCACAAGCCTAA
- a CDS encoding dehydrogenase E1 component subunit alpha/beta, with the protein MDLSVQQAQQALSIMVRSRHFEEQIDELFKQKEMHGTTHLSIGQEACQAGLALALQPGDWIVPTHRCHGHTIARGTSERRMFSEMFGSSDGICKGLGGSMHMTDVETWNTGSSAVVGSGINLAAGIGFALKMQKSQALSVAIFGDGASSRGALHESMNLASVWSLPVLFFCENNNYGMSAAASRMISTSSIARRAEGYSMPHATVDGNDVEAVYKACRLAVETIRATSKPYFLELKTYRCCGHSKSDACVYRDHKEEAMWASKDPIFLFTRSMVESGLFNEEEVSRIILESRKRVDDAVRDALSVRDQHISLEKAMEYLFTEEDEELYKVCKTTSRISYRDAIREALDEEMSRDKAVHLIGEDIGLYGGCFRVTGDLYKKHAQQMHETPVSEEAFTGLAVGAATLGIRPVVEIMYGDFSTLASDPMINHAAKIRFMSAGQLSCPMVLRAPIGSGTGHGAQHTQCLEAMFANIPGLIIVAPSCPGDAKALLKSAIRSNNPVLYFEHKHLYNNLGPVGDEDYLMPLGKAVVKKRGRDVTIVAYSHAVQTCLEAATVLSLQDEIDTEVIDLATIKPMDGNAIRQSVRKTGRLLVVHDSPEFGGYGAEVVSQVTSDAKSFASLKVPPLRLCGKESPIPFAPELEKETIPSKEDVVAAVRSLFSSL; encoded by the coding sequence ATGGACCTTTCTGTACAACAGGCGCAACAAGCGCTCTCGATTATGGTACGTTCACGCCATTTCGAGGAACAAATTGACGAATTATTCAAGCAAAAAGAGATGCATGGAACAACCCACCTGTCCATTGGACAGGAGGCTTGTCAGGCGGGTTTGGCTTTGGCTTTACAACCAGGCGACTGGATTGTGCCCACGCATCGTTGCCATGGTCATACCATAGCCAGAGGTACCAGTGAAAGGCGTATGTTCAGCGAAATGTTCGGCTCTTCGGATGGTATTTGTAAAGGGCTCGGTGGTTCCATGCATATGACTGATGTAGAGACCTGGAATACGGGATCTTCAGCGGTAGTTGGCAGTGGGATCAACCTGGCTGCAGGAATCGGGTTTGCCTTGAAGATGCAGAAGAGCCAGGCGCTGAGTGTTGCCATCTTTGGGGACGGAGCCTCAAGCCGGGGTGCACTGCATGAGAGTATGAACCTTGCCTCTGTCTGGTCTCTTCCTGTCCTGTTTTTTTGTGAGAACAACAACTATGGAATGAGTGCTGCTGCCTCGAGAATGATTTCCACCTCCTCCATCGCCCGACGGGCAGAGGGATATTCCATGCCCCATGCCACTGTTGATGGCAATGATGTCGAGGCTGTCTACAAGGCCTGCAGACTTGCGGTGGAAACCATACGCGCCACTTCAAAACCGTATTTTCTAGAACTCAAGACGTACCGTTGCTGTGGGCACTCAAAGAGCGATGCCTGTGTGTATCGTGATCACAAGGAAGAGGCTATGTGGGCCTCCAAGGACCCCATCTTCCTTTTTACCCGCTCCATGGTAGAGAGTGGATTGTTCAATGAGGAGGAAGTCTCCCGCATTATTCTGGAGAGTCGTAAGCGCGTGGATGATGCGGTTCGTGATGCGCTCTCCGTACGCGATCAGCACATCAGCCTTGAGAAGGCGATGGAGTACCTCTTTACAGAAGAAGATGAAGAACTATACAAGGTCTGCAAGACCACAAGCCGTATCAGTTATCGTGATGCGATCAGGGAAGCGCTTGATGAGGAGATGTCCCGTGACAAGGCGGTCCATCTCATCGGAGAGGATATCGGACTCTACGGGGGATGTTTCCGTGTGACGGGAGATCTCTATAAGAAACATGCCCAGCAGATGCATGAAACCCCTGTCAGTGAGGAAGCGTTCACGGGGCTTGCCGTCGGTGCAGCGACGTTGGGAATTCGTCCAGTGGTGGAAATCATGTACGGGGATTTTTCCACACTTGCGAGCGATCCCATGATAAACCATGCTGCGAAGATCCGCTTCATGAGTGCTGGACAGCTCTCCTGTCCGATGGTCCTGAGGGCACCTATTGGGAGTGGTACAGGTCACGGAGCCCAGCACACCCAATGTTTGGAGGCAATGTTTGCAAATATCCCTGGTCTTATCATTGTAGCTCCCTCATGTCCTGGGGATGCAAAAGCCCTGCTCAAGAGTGCCATCAGGAGCAATAATCCAGTACTCTATTTTGAACACAAACACCTCTACAACAATCTTGGTCCGGTAGGGGATGAAGACTATCTGATGCCGCTTGGGAAAGCGGTTGTCAAGAAGCGAGGGCGTGATGTAACCATCGTTGCCTATAGTCATGCAGTGCAGACGTGTCTCGAGGCAGCAACGGTGTTGAGCTTGCAAGATGAAATCGACACTGAGGTCATTGACCTTGCTACTATAAAGCCGATGGATGGCAATGCCATCCGTCAGTCAGTGCGAAAAACAGGAAGACTCTTGGTGGTTCATGATAGCCCTGAGTTTGGAGGCTATGGAGCTGAGGTTGTTTCCCAAGTGACCAGCGATGCCAAGAGTTTTGCATCCCTGAAGGTCCCCCCCTTGCGATTATGTGGAAAGGAGAGCCCGATCCCCTTTGCCCCAGAGCTGGAAAAAGAGACAATTCCCTCCAAGGAAGATGTGGTTGCCGCTGTTCGCTCACTTTTCTCCTCGCTATAG
- a CDS encoding proton-conducting transporter membrane subunit: MNITHTILFSPVFLPLLSAAGILFIKSFCPTGIRRIAEYLGILIGMIIPLFLVLTLYPILQNQGYIETTIGGYAKSIGIVYRFDGMSLLLILLAAAISIPSWIFSRKEGPGHSYFTALMLIQNASIAAIGMTADLFNLFVCLELMGVTAYVLIATGKKANAAYASFSYLMLSSSAMVFFLLGTFGLYKLTGSLSYEGISRGLEAISGRNQYVALFSLLLIIVPVLLRVAVMPLSLWLVDAHAKAPHAVSALLSGVLLKVPLFALLRVFALSPLATQLALPVSYAGAATALIGVLLALSQSDAKQLLAYHSISQIGYIVSAWGLALHAGITTSTGALLLSASFFHAFSHAQFKALLFLTIGKATDAADNRNVYTLRGANQALRNEGERIPLTMLCFLVGALSISALPPFNGFYSKTLVTYTLKGSMHYTFLTLASAGTIASFIKLSRIFLPSKQPVMRAISKERKRFPVSTHLSFILLALSCLAVGIFSEQMILFITQLINPEEANVYSNTFFFTQDNLIKTALTVLAGIVLFSLAVTKPGQYVLHFLEKRRGGFTDLFLGFAVALGALALIAW; encoded by the coding sequence ATGAACATAACCCACACAATACTCTTCTCCCCAGTATTTCTCCCACTTCTCTCAGCAGCAGGTATACTCTTTATCAAGAGCTTCTGCCCGACGGGTATCAGGAGAATTGCGGAGTATTTGGGAATACTCATAGGGATGATAATCCCCCTTTTCCTGGTTCTCACGCTCTACCCCATCCTGCAGAACCAAGGGTACATTGAGACAACCATAGGAGGATATGCTAAGAGTATTGGCATCGTCTACCGTTTTGATGGAATGAGCTTGCTGCTGATTTTACTGGCTGCAGCAATCTCCATCCCCTCCTGGATTTTCTCCCGTAAGGAAGGACCTGGACATAGCTATTTCACAGCACTGATGCTCATCCAGAACGCCTCCATTGCAGCAATTGGTATGACTGCTGACCTATTCAATCTCTTTGTCTGCCTTGAACTCATGGGTGTAACTGCCTATGTCCTGATCGCAACCGGAAAGAAAGCCAACGCAGCCTATGCATCATTCTCCTACCTTATGCTCTCATCATCTGCAATGGTCTTTTTCCTGCTCGGGACCTTCGGTCTCTACAAACTCACCGGTTCACTCAGCTATGAAGGGATTTCCAGGGGATTGGAAGCTATCTCTGGAAGAAACCAATATGTTGCACTGTTCTCCTTGCTCCTGATCATTGTCCCGGTTCTATTACGAGTAGCAGTTATGCCACTCTCCCTGTGGTTGGTAGATGCGCATGCAAAGGCTCCCCATGCTGTTTCAGCGCTCCTCTCGGGAGTACTGTTGAAAGTTCCTCTCTTTGCACTGCTGAGAGTCTTTGCTCTCTCGCCACTTGCCACTCAGCTTGCTCTTCCGGTCAGCTACGCTGGAGCTGCAACGGCCTTGATCGGAGTGTTGCTTGCTCTCTCCCAGAGTGATGCAAAGCAACTGCTCGCTTATCACTCCATCAGCCAGATAGGGTATATCGTAAGTGCCTGGGGGTTGGCTCTGCATGCAGGGATCACCACATCAACAGGGGCACTGCTTCTTTCAGCCTCCTTCTTCCATGCATTCAGCCATGCACAGTTCAAGGCCTTGCTCTTTCTTACCATCGGAAAGGCTACTGATGCAGCAGACAACCGCAATGTCTATACACTAAGAGGAGCAAACCAAGCACTACGAAATGAAGGAGAGAGAATACCGCTTACGATGCTCTGTTTTCTCGTCGGTGCACTCTCCATTTCTGCACTTCCCCCGTTCAATGGTTTTTACAGCAAGACATTGGTTACCTACACGCTCAAGGGAAGTATGCATTATACCTTCCTAACCCTTGCCTCAGCGGGAACCATTGCTTCGTTTATCAAGCTTTCACGGATTTTTCTTCCATCCAAACAACCAGTGATGCGTGCAATCAGCAAAGAGAGGAAACGATTTCCCGTCTCCACACACCTCTCATTTATCCTGCTTGCCCTCTCCTGTCTTGCTGTCGGTATCTTCAGTGAACAGATGATATTATTCATCACCCAACTGATTAACCCAGAAGAAGCCAATGTTTACAGCAATACCTTCTTCTTTACACAGGACAATCTGATCAAGACTGCTCTCACCGTCCTCGCAGGCATAGTACTCTTCAGTCTTGCTGTTACCAAACCAGGACAGTATGTATTGCACTTCTTGGAGAAGAGACGAGGAGGATTTACCGATCTCTTCCTCGGATTTGCTGTTGCACTCGGGGCTCTTGCTTTGATTGCATGGTAA
- a CDS encoding flavin reductase has translation MYVDVPVEVLQMNPFTAIGTDGFLVTAGTPEHFNTMTASWGTMGVLWGRNVVVLYVRKSRYTHQFLEESDGFTVSFFPSEMKEKLLWCGAHSGREYDKISMTGLQPTFIPSPKGGERVTFKEASLVFSCTKVATMDMRSDQFLLDEIKEFYQSGDLHTVYIGFIDSILSNQ, from the coding sequence ATGTATGTTGATGTTCCTGTAGAAGTTTTACAAATGAACCCCTTTACAGCGATCGGAACTGATGGATTCCTGGTAACAGCGGGAACTCCTGAACATTTCAACACCATGACAGCATCCTGGGGTACGATGGGCGTGCTCTGGGGAAGAAATGTGGTAGTTCTCTATGTTCGCAAAAGCCGCTACACCCATCAGTTTCTGGAGGAGAGTGACGGGTTTACCGTTTCATTCTTCCCTTCTGAGATGAAGGAAAAATTGCTTTGGTGTGGTGCACACAGTGGTCGTGAATATGACAAGATCAGCATGACTGGACTGCAACCAACCTTTATCCCTTCTCCAAAGGGAGGGGAGCGTGTAACCTTCAAGGAAGCTTCGTTGGTTTTCTCTTGTACGAAAGTTGCTACCATGGATATGCGGAGTGACCAATTCCTGCTTGACGAGATCAAGGAGTTCTACCAAAGCGGCGACCTTCATACTGTATATATAGGATTTATTGACAGCATCCTCTCCAACCAATAG
- a CDS encoding phenylalanine--tRNA ligase subunit alpha produces MEIDVKNLHPLEVRLLRHVALGEPITAGRIVDELDYKVGQCNQAFSWLSAKGYLVEKSRESRVLYELTEFGREQAEKGTPAQRIFAFIKAEGPHALPEIASALGLEKSEVGSAFGQLSKARCAQMNDENKAQSIADELSGEFLLTANLLQKGLQGDLDESALDADEKKAMGKIAKKRGAASSPFKVIEREDIVYELTEEGSQAKEAVLKANITGEELGSLTPEMLATGSWKTGSFRPYGLNAPTSRLIPGRHNPYGNYLQWVKDKLCSLGFEEFDGSLVENEFWNGDALFMPQFHSARDIHDVYYVKDPVHCKEIEEPWLSQVAKTHEDGWETGSRGWRYSFDHEFTRRQVLRSQGTVLSARQLPNAKIPGKYFGVARCFRYDQVDATHGADFYQTEGIVLGNDVNLKTLLGLLKMFAEEIAGAEEVKYVPGYFPFTEPSIEVHIKHPVLGWFELGGSGIFRPEVTKALGIDVPVLAWGLGIDRMALMHLGLNDLRELFTPNIESVRTRRGN; encoded by the coding sequence ATGGAAATTGATGTAAAGAACCTGCATCCGCTGGAAGTCCGCCTACTCAGGCATGTGGCATTGGGTGAACCCATTACCGCTGGCCGTATCGTGGACGAGCTTGACTATAAGGTGGGGCAGTGCAACCAGGCGTTCAGCTGGTTGAGCGCAAAGGGCTATCTGGTCGAGAAGAGTCGCGAAAGTCGCGTCTTGTATGAACTGACAGAATTCGGAAGGGAGCAAGCAGAGAAAGGGACTCCCGCCCAGCGTATCTTTGCATTTATCAAGGCTGAGGGACCTCATGCACTTCCTGAGATTGCCTCAGCCCTGGGACTGGAAAAGAGTGAAGTGGGTTCAGCCTTCGGTCAGCTTTCAAAGGCTCGTTGTGCACAAATGAATGACGAAAACAAAGCTCAATCCATCGCTGATGAGCTGAGCGGTGAGTTCCTCCTTACCGCCAATCTTCTGCAGAAAGGCTTGCAGGGGGACCTTGATGAGTCAGCATTGGATGCAGACGAGAAAAAAGCAATGGGCAAAATCGCGAAGAAACGTGGTGCAGCCTCTTCTCCTTTCAAGGTCATTGAACGGGAAGATATCGTCTACGAGTTGACTGAAGAGGGCTCCCAGGCCAAGGAAGCGGTCCTGAAGGCAAACATCACAGGAGAGGAGCTTGGCTCCCTTACCCCAGAAATGCTTGCAACCGGAAGTTGGAAAACCGGTAGCTTCCGCCCCTATGGTTTGAATGCTCCCACCAGTCGCTTGATCCCAGGTCGGCACAACCCATACGGCAACTATTTGCAGTGGGTCAAGGATAAGCTCTGTAGTCTCGGCTTTGAGGAATTTGATGGCTCTCTCGTGGAGAATGAGTTCTGGAACGGCGATGCCTTGTTCATGCCACAGTTCCACAGTGCTCGTGACATCCACGATGTGTATTATGTAAAGGACCCGGTGCATTGCAAGGAGATCGAGGAACCTTGGCTCAGCCAGGTTGCCAAGACTCATGAAGACGGCTGGGAGACAGGAAGCCGAGGTTGGCGCTACAGCTTTGACCATGAATTCACCCGTCGCCAGGTGCTACGCAGCCAAGGAACGGTTCTCAGTGCACGCCAGCTGCCCAATGCAAAGATACCGGGCAAGTATTTTGGTGTTGCCCGCTGTTTCCGTTATGACCAGGTTGATGCAACCCACGGCGCTGATTTCTATCAGACTGAGGGTATTGTTTTAGGCAATGATGTTAATCTGAAAACTCTGTTGGGTCTGCTGAAGATGTTTGCTGAAGAGATTGCAGGAGCCGAGGAAGTGAAATACGTCCCAGGCTACTTCCCCTTCACAGAACCTTCTATCGAAGTGCATATCAAGCATCCTGTATTGGGATGGTTCGAACTTGGTGGTAGTGGGATCTTCCGCCCTGAGGTTACCAAGGCCCTCGGTATTGACGTGCCGGTACTCGCATGGGGACTCGGTATCGACCGAATGGCCCTGATGCACCTTGGATTGAACGACCTCAGGGAGCTCTTTACTCCGAACATTGAGTCGGTACGCACGAGGAGGGGAAACTAA
- the pheT gene encoding phenylalanine--tRNA ligase subunit beta, with amino-acid sequence MPKIETTGKLFYSLLGKTIQDEQLEEIFPVAKAELDGHEDDLLKIELNDTNRPDLWSAAGIARQLKAYWGVEAPLYDFFSTADETFDSEGRELIVDASVKEVRPYSIGFAAKGHKVSEDELEALIQSQEKLCSNFGRKRKTIAIGIYRSDLITYPVHYRGADPDTTKFIPLGMDKELTLREICSEHPKGREYGPIVSDSKVFPYLHDDKGETLSFPPVINSAHIGAVEAGDENLFLELSGSDLHDLLLAASILACDMSDLGYEILPVKVSFPEETEFGREITVPYYFQEPISCSLSQVHKTLGEPMSGDDAVAALKRMGIYAVYDEKTIWATVPEWRNDFLHPVDLIEDIMIGYGLGNFQPEMPQDFTVGRLSPAEELGRKVKDLMVGLGFQEMMYNYLGSKREYVDNMQFPAEKCIFISNPMSENYEVVRPSVIPSLLESESVSAHAPFPHKIFEVGKIAFLDENENSGTTTRNSLGFLASDSVMGYNEVSSIVNTLFYFLGKEYQLAALEGDGRFIEGRCARIMLGEQEVGVFGEIHPAVLENWGSETPTITCEVDLDMLLN; translated from the coding sequence ATGCCAAAGATTGAGACTACCGGCAAGTTGTTCTACAGCTTGCTTGGAAAAACCATACAAGATGAACAACTGGAAGAAATCTTCCCCGTTGCAAAAGCTGAACTGGATGGTCATGAAGATGACCTGCTGAAAATTGAGCTCAACGACACCAACCGTCCTGACCTCTGGTCTGCCGCAGGTATCGCACGTCAGCTCAAAGCATACTGGGGAGTTGAAGCTCCTCTCTATGATTTCTTCTCTACCGCTGATGAGACCTTTGACAGCGAGGGAAGAGAGCTCATCGTAGATGCCTCAGTGAAGGAAGTAAGGCCGTACTCAATTGGCTTTGCTGCAAAAGGCCACAAGGTAAGTGAGGATGAACTCGAAGCATTGATCCAGAGTCAGGAAAAACTCTGTTCCAACTTTGGAAGAAAACGCAAGACGATTGCAATTGGGATCTATCGCTCCGATCTGATCACCTATCCGGTACATTACCGTGGGGCAGACCCTGACACCACCAAATTCATACCGCTTGGAATGGATAAGGAGCTCACCTTGAGAGAAATCTGCAGTGAGCACCCCAAGGGTAGGGAGTATGGTCCGATTGTAAGCGACAGCAAGGTATTTCCCTATCTGCATGATGACAAGGGAGAGACACTGAGTTTTCCACCGGTGATCAACAGCGCACATATCGGGGCTGTTGAGGCAGGGGATGAGAATCTGTTCCTTGAGCTCAGTGGATCTGATCTCCACGATCTCTTGCTTGCAGCTTCCATTCTTGCCTGTGATATGTCCGACCTTGGGTATGAGATTCTTCCGGTGAAAGTCTCCTTCCCAGAGGAGACGGAGTTTGGAAGAGAGATAACGGTTCCCTATTATTTCCAGGAGCCTATCTCCTGCTCACTCAGCCAGGTCCATAAGACCCTTGGTGAGCCGATGAGTGGAGACGATGCAGTTGCAGCGCTTAAGAGAATGGGAATCTATGCTGTCTATGATGAGAAAACCATCTGGGCAACCGTCCCTGAGTGGAGAAATGACTTCCTCCATCCAGTCGACCTAATCGAGGATATCATGATCGGTTATGGGCTGGGGAACTTCCAGCCTGAGATGCCTCAGGATTTCACGGTTGGACGACTAAGCCCAGCTGAAGAGTTGGGCCGCAAGGTCAAGGACTTGATGGTGGGTCTTGGATTCCAGGAGATGATGTACAACTATCTTGGTTCCAAGCGGGAATATGTGGACAATATGCAGTTCCCTGCTGAAAAATGCATCTTCATCTCCAATCCAATGAGTGAGAACTATGAGGTGGTGCGCCCCTCGGTAATCCCCTCCCTGTTGGAGAGTGAGAGTGTCAGTGCCCATGCACCTTTCCCACACAAGATCTTCGAAGTGGGTAAGATTGCATTCCTCGATGAGAACGAGAACAGTGGGACAACAACCCGTAATAGTCTTGGTTTCCTTGCCAGTGACAGTGTGATGGGCTACAACGAGGTCTCCTCGATTGTGAACACCCTGTTCTACTTCCTCGGCAAGGAGTATCAACTTGCAGCCTTGGAAGGCGATGGCCGGTTCATAGAAGGTCGTTGTGCCAGAATTATGCTAGGCGAACAAGAGGTAGGGGTATTTGGAGAAATCCATCCTGCAGTTCTGGAGAACTGGGGAAGTGAAACTCCCACCATTACCTGTGAGGTAGACCTGGATATGTTGTTGAACTAA